In Bacillus sp. FJAT-52991, a single window of DNA contains:
- a CDS encoding ImmA/IrrE family metallo-endopeptidase gives MDTRGKKIIDSFFEGKYTLENLCEHTYTYYGIIPFASWFSREKRSELYQSALWKLFDSQNKECISIGAFLLLAEKAEGQPSVPIEFAQRALNVWSERKFEDDKVLAYVFNRFPNNRNEWIDILKRHNRFEGEIESKWGVSSLETILHLCSVMMEGERRCKMEQIDRFLPSQLDQKLHLFTKQIIGLVNNKEDISNHFVDELLIAVSNHNLKLSTRMLTFQLLTMKKMIERIGASRIAQAFFKTSINTPSPLGTLLYNVARKMDGSESNKIMPLKIVARSNRYMNDDYSQIKPQVWQEIIHAFHTEIKSTHSVKDLQYSRDFTNDRIVKDLLHKTKMTPPLDLFEMCRRLNILVKLAELPSNIEAFIIKSELADKGMIVLNKHSKSIRRQKFTLAHEIGHFLKHSFPDGTHVLVDEQVELSVHKSSKGTQYVNLEWEKEANDFAHCLLLPSGSSEEKQLKEIQSPFIDKVSLFSDKWEVSMSVLASRIVSITEIEIMLIISENGEIIFSQTSPYWEEGKINLYGNSIPDDSLTYEFIHYDSYSYSKEPNKTNSSIWYEQEKDIDLTEEVFATGYGQVYTFLYK, from the coding sequence ATGGATACAAGAGGAAAGAAAATTATTGATTCTTTTTTTGAAGGAAAATACACATTAGAAAATCTTTGCGAACACACTTATACATATTATGGAATCATCCCTTTTGCTAGCTGGTTTTCTAGAGAAAAACGCTCAGAACTTTATCAATCAGCATTGTGGAAGCTTTTCGACTCACAAAACAAAGAATGCATTTCCATCGGTGCATTTTTATTATTGGCGGAAAAAGCAGAAGGACAGCCATCTGTACCAATTGAATTTGCTCAACGTGCGTTAAATGTTTGGTCTGAGAGAAAATTTGAAGATGATAAAGTGTTAGCATATGTTTTTAACCGTTTTCCTAATAATCGTAACGAATGGATAGACATATTAAAACGTCATAATCGGTTTGAGGGAGAGATAGAGTCAAAATGGGGTGTTTCATCTTTGGAAACCATATTACATCTTTGTTCAGTTATGATGGAAGGAGAACGTAGATGTAAGATGGAGCAGATAGATCGCTTTTTGCCGTCTCAGTTAGATCAAAAATTGCATCTATTTACTAAACAGATCATTGGTTTAGTAAATAATAAAGAGGATATCAGCAACCATTTTGTAGATGAGTTGTTAATAGCAGTTTCAAATCATAATTTGAAACTATCTACTCGAATGTTGACTTTTCAACTTTTAACAATGAAGAAGATGATAGAACGGATCGGTGCTTCTCGTATTGCTCAAGCTTTTTTTAAGACTTCTATAAATACACCGTCTCCGTTGGGGACTCTGTTATATAATGTAGCACGGAAGATGGATGGTTCTGAATCAAACAAGATCATGCCTTTAAAGATTGTGGCACGATCTAACCGCTATATGAATGATGATTATAGCCAAATTAAACCGCAAGTATGGCAAGAAATTATTCATGCTTTTCATACTGAGATTAAAAGCACCCATAGTGTAAAAGATCTTCAATATTCAAGGGATTTTACCAATGATAGGATTGTTAAAGATTTATTACATAAAACAAAAATGACACCTCCTCTTGATCTATTTGAAATGTGTAGACGATTAAATATATTGGTGAAACTAGCAGAGTTACCTTCCAATATTGAGGCTTTTATAATTAAAAGTGAACTAGCTGATAAAGGAATGATTGTATTAAATAAGCATTCTAAAAGCATCCGCCGACAAAAATTTACTTTGGCGCACGAGATTGGACATTTCTTAAAGCATTCTTTCCCAGATGGAACCCATGTGTTAGTAGATGAACAGGTGGAATTGTCGGTTCATAAATCAAGTAAAGGAACTCAATATGTTAACCTTGAATGGGAAAAGGAAGCTAACGACTTCGCTCATTGCTTATTATTACCTTCTGGTTCCAGTGAAGAAAAACAATTGAAAGAAATTCAATCTCCTTTTATAGATAAGGTATCTTTATTTTCCGATAAATGGGAAGTTTCGATGAGTGTATTGGCATCAAGAATTGTATCTATTACAGAAATAGAAATAATGCTTATAATATCTGAAAATGGTGAGATTATATTCTCCCAAACTTCACCGTATTGGGAGGAAGGGAAAATAAATTTGTATGGAAACAGTATTCCTGATGATTCGCTTACCTATGAATTTATCCACTATGACAGCTACAGTTATTCAAAAGAACCTAATAAAACCAATTCAAGCATTTGGTATGAACAAGAAAAGGATATCGATCTAACTGAAGAAGTATTTGCCACTGGTTATGGACAAGTATATACCTTTTTATATAAATAA
- a CDS encoding ParA family protein codes for MAITMTMGIQKGGCGKSTTTGILAYLLKENGYRVLAIDMDSQGNLTELLSEQPSNEFMGKSILEAIQENDAKKYIVPVTENLDLLPANNFLATLPRWIYTGKTYQGEAVPFKGNPSMILDKLLDQVREEYDFIVLDTPPSLSEQTTNALVASDYVVVMYECSNWCYSAIPNFMDSVNGAKELGNRNTQVIGILRTMNDVRRSDAKAFNEIIAEDYPDLVFATVITRKAPVGRLALYGFTDNAELKQALDQYKNFYEELIQRVQSQ; via the coding sequence TTGGCAATTACTATGACAATGGGCATCCAAAAAGGCGGCTGCGGTAAGTCTACGACGACCGGCATCTTGGCTTATTTGCTGAAGGAAAATGGCTACCGCGTGCTCGCCATCGATATGGACTCCCAAGGCAATCTTACGGAACTTCTCAGTGAACAGCCATCGAATGAATTCATGGGAAAATCAATTCTGGAGGCCATACAGGAAAACGATGCAAAAAAATACATCGTTCCAGTCACGGAAAACTTAGATTTGCTTCCAGCCAATAACTTTTTGGCCACGTTGCCGAGATGGATCTACACCGGAAAAACATATCAAGGTGAAGCAGTTCCGTTTAAAGGAAACCCAAGTATGATTTTAGACAAGCTGTTGGACCAAGTCCGCGAAGAATACGATTTTATCGTGCTCGATACGCCGCCAAGCTTGTCCGAACAAACGACGAATGCGTTAGTGGCCAGTGACTATGTTGTGGTTATGTATGAATGTTCCAACTGGTGCTATTCTGCGATTCCAAACTTCATGGATTCGGTGAACGGTGCCAAAGAGCTTGGAAACAGAAATACACAAGTAATCGGAATTCTTCGCACGATGAACGACGTCAGACGCAGCGATGCCAAAGCGTTTAACGAAATCATTGCAGAAGACTATCCGGATCTTGTATTTGCCACGGTGATTACGAGAAAAGCGCCTGTCGGAAGGCTCGCTCTCTACGGATTCACTGACAACGCCGAACTAAAACAAGCTTTAGATCAATACAAAAACTTTTATGAGGAGCTGATCCAGCGTGTCCAAAGTCAATGA
- a CDS encoding DUF1659 domain-containing protein — translation MAVIETPESKALIVEIFEGMDTKGKEIIKKHTFRNVALGASADSVHSAAEALTSLYMGAMNTINVVNTNELTKN, via the coding sequence ATGGCTGTGATCGAAACACCGGAAAGCAAAGCGTTAATTGTTGAAATTTTTGAAGGAATGGACACCAAAGGAAAAGAGATCATCAAGAAGCACACATTCCGCAATGTCGCATTAGGAGCCAGTGCAGACAGTGTGCACAGTGCCGCTGAAGCTTTAACATCTCTATACATGGGTGCCATGAACACGATCAACGTTGTGAATACAAACGAATTAACCAAAAACTAA
- a CDS encoding DUF2922 domain-containing protein: MSKVLELYFTSEMGSTEKLTVRNPKDSLDPAAIKAAMEQIVAANIFATKTGALTGVKSARYVDRSTTDIEL, translated from the coding sequence ATGAGCAAAGTGCTAGAGCTTTATTTTACTTCTGAAATGGGCAGCACCGAGAAGCTGACGGTCCGAAACCCGAAAGACTCTCTTGATCCGGCAGCCATTAAAGCGGCGATGGAGCAAATTGTGGCAGCGAATATCTTCGCTACAAAAACCGGTGCATTAACCGGCGTGAAAAGCGCCCGCTATGTCGACCGAAGCACGACGGATATTGAGCTGTAA
- a CDS encoding YvrJ family protein, protein MDWINLISEVGFPILITLYLLHRMEAKIDQLTQSIKDLAVSLK, encoded by the coding sequence ATGGATTGGATCAACTTAATCAGTGAAGTCGGATTTCCGATCTTGATTACTTTGTATCTGTTGCATCGGATGGAAGCGAAAATTGATCAGCTTACTCAATCCATTAAGGACCTTGCCGTGTCATTGAAGTAA
- a CDS encoding M15 family metallopeptidase, translating to MKKADLLEKAKKKLAGVHPYVAEKALKLVEMTCKENIAIIITQGLRTISEQNLLYEQGRSKPGNIVTNARGGHSYHNFGLAFDYCVCDVKGGKLIPNWTVDKRWKRVGALGQELGLEWGGNWRDFVDYPHFQYTFGLSLAQLRSGKKPPAHVKKNSKKYRVLTGTFKDPKEQQAAAERLRKATGWVVYAIEKKGLRLMTGTFSRREEAENAAERVRTEFKWTAGVQEEG from the coding sequence ATGAAAAAAGCGGACCTTTTGGAAAAAGCGAAAAAGAAATTAGCTGGCGTTCATCCTTACGTCGCAGAAAAAGCCTTGAAACTCGTGGAAATGACCTGCAAAGAAAACATCGCGATTATCATTACTCAAGGGCTGCGGACCATCAGCGAGCAGAATTTGCTGTATGAGCAAGGCCGCAGTAAACCCGGAAACATCGTCACGAACGCGCGCGGCGGGCACAGCTATCATAATTTCGGGCTGGCGTTTGATTATTGCGTATGCGATGTCAAAGGAGGCAAGCTGATTCCAAACTGGACTGTGGACAAGCGATGGAAGCGTGTCGGTGCGTTAGGGCAGGAGCTCGGGCTTGAATGGGGAGGAAACTGGCGCGACTTTGTCGATTATCCGCATTTTCAGTACACATTCGGGCTGAGTTTAGCTCAATTGCGAAGCGGCAAGAAGCCTCCCGCTCATGTAAAAAAGAATTCGAAAAAGTACCGGGTGCTGACGGGGACGTTTAAAGATCCCAAGGAACAACAAGCAGCGGCAGAAAGACTGCGGAAAGCGACAGGCTGGGTTGTTTATGCGATAGAGAAGAAGGGGCTCCGTCTGATGACAGGAACATTCAGCCGCAGAGAAGAAGCTGAAAATGCCGCTGAAAGGGTCAGAACTGAATTCAAGTGGACAGCCGGCGTCCAGGAAGAAGGGTAA